Genomic window (Sediminispirochaeta smaragdinae DSM 11293):
TCCAATTGCTGGTTATGTAGTTCCACTTTAGTTAAAGCTTCAGCGAATATACCCTCTCGACCTACTAATCATTATCTCACTTCCATCTATCTTATCCGATAGGTAACTATAAATTTCCTGTTTAACAATATCATCATTTGAGACATGTGGCCCTAAGATAACTTTTGAAATTCCTACGTTTAGTTTGTTTTGATAATCATTTTTATAGTTAAACACAATCTCAACTATCTGTTGTATTTCCTTATCCTTAAGAATATACTTTGTGAAGTTTTTTTTATTGCTTAGTATAAAATATCGCCATTCTTGTTCTTCTTTATGGAATTCATTCTTAATTAGAGAGGCCATAATCAATATTAGATTAATAAGCTCTTTTTGGATTGTTTCAGAATATTTATTATTTTCATTAACAATACTGGTCATATGGTTATATATTGTATTTTCAAAGTCATAAATTCTTTGATCTACAATTTCTAATTTTTCATCATAATATACAACAGGATAGATGTAGCAAAGTGATCCTTCGCCCATTTTTTCTTTTATTTTTTCAAAGAACTTTATTCGATTAAATCCTATCGCTACACCTTTACCTCTTTCAGCGTAATTTATCCATTGTTGATGAATATCATGTTCCGCCGATGTCGAAAATATATAGAAATCAGCATCATATATTGCTTTCCGTTCATAGTCGCTTATGATTTCCAGTACTGTACTTTCATCTTTGAATATTTTCTTAATAACAGATAGCCCAAATTCAATTTCCAATGGATCATTCAATCTGTAGATGTTTGAGAAGCGTAAAGAACAGTTTTCAACGATATTAAATAGAGTAGATTTCGTAGTGTAGTGGTAAACCGTATCAACTTTTTTGTCAATTTTGACATCCATTTCTTTAAACAGAGTGTCAATGGCTTCTTTATCAATTTCATCAAAGTATTTATCTTCCATTCATACCTTCTAAAATCTAACCTAAACGCTAATTTAAACAAATTTTGAATCTACATAACATTCAATTGAGCTGCGTGGCGTTCACTGGCATGCGTTTGTGCTCTTTCCTTCATGCATTATACCATATCTTTCACAAATTAGAGCTTTCGCTTTCAAATCCAGCTCTTCTTTACCCAATCTAACGCACAAACCATGACAGTAGCCACGTCTGCTCCAATTGCTGGTTATGCATCACTTTCGTTCTCGTTTTTCTCTTATCTTCTTAATCAGTAAATCCGCAATACTGTTAATTTGAGTCTCTATAGGTTCATCTATACTATATGTAATACCACCAACTTTTTTTGTTTCATCGAACATTGATAGTTCTACATTTGAAAACCAGATTGGAATTACAGATTCTTCACCAAATCTTTCTTTAAATTGTTCTGATTCGAATTTCGTCCATATTTTTGTCGGGTACTCTTTACTTAATAAAACAATAACAAATTCTGCCTCTGAGTTATAAATAGGTGCTAAATATTCTTCAACATTAGTAGCTAATATGCTGTGTTGCTCATTTTTATCATAAAATACTTCAAGTTCACCTTCAGTCAGTTTATCAAATAATTTTTCCGCAATTACTCGTTGTTCTCCGGCAAAGGATAAAGCAAAGTCATAGTTCGAAGAGATATCAAGGTTAAGAAATCCTAACTTTTTACCAAATTTAGTCCACAAAAGATTTCGCAAATAGAATAAAAACTTTGGATCTTCAATTGATAATATTTTTGATTCAACATCAAAATGTATATTCTTCTTAATTTCTACATTATTTTCAATTAAGGATGCCAAAAATCCTTTATCAACAACTTGATTTATGCTTCCTTTAAATTTTGGATATAATAATACGATGTCATTAATATTTAATGACCAGTCCTCACTCTTCGAGAGCCAATATAGTAAATGAAAATATGGAGCTCTACCTTCGGGTCTTATTTTAGAGCCAATTGAGAAATCCCTAGCGACATGAAAGAATACTCGCTGTAATTCATTCATAATTCCTTCTTTTACTTCAATTAAACTTACTTCAATATTTTTTTCTTCCTTTTCCTTTTCTAACACACGCTGTCGTATACAAGCTTCAGAACAAATCATTTGTGTTATATGAAAACTACCACCTGACATTTCTGCAATTTGGTTTGGAGAGGGATATTTGATATTTAAAGCTGATTCGCCTTTTACAATAAGCTCAATTATTTTATCATCAGGATTGCTTTCAAAGCGTATCGTATCTACCCTATTATTCAAGTCTGGTGCAAATTTTACAAGTGAATCTCCAGCTTTGTTGATACCAACTGCGATTACTTTACTATTCTCGTCTTCTTCATCAGCCAACAATTTAATGTAATTTGCGATGCTTTCTTTCGTGTTATCATCTAGAATATGAAAGTCATCAATTATCACAATTCCAACATCTGTCATATCTGGTAGCGATACAATTATATCTTTATCTTCTTTTTTTCTAGTTGATAATAT
Coding sequences:
- a CDS encoding DUF2971 domain-containing protein; its protein translation is MEDKYFDEIDKEAIDTLFKEMDVKIDKKVDTVYHYTTKSTLFNIVENCSLRFSNIYRLNDPLEIEFGLSVIKKIFKDESTVLEIISDYERKAIYDADFYIFSTSAEHDIHQQWINYAERGKGVAIGFNRIKFFEKIKEKMGEGSLCYIYPVVYYDEKLEIVDQRIYDFENTIYNHMTSIVNENNKYSETIQKELINLILIMASLIKNEFHKEEQEWRYFILSNKKNFTKYILKDKEIQQIVEIVFNYKNDYQNKLNVGISKVILGPHVSNDDIVKQEIYSYLSDKIDGSEIMISRSRGYIR
- a CDS encoding TIR domain-containing protein, encoding MEPRLEEVFKTSGVPTYTFVEPPEYTKMLVALRTKGRSLIIEGPSGIGKTTCVQKAIDEVGLRSKVLILSTRKKEDKDIIVSLPDMTDVGIVIIDDFHILDDNTKESIANYIKLLADEEDENSKVIAVGINKAGDSLVKFAPDLNNRVDTIRFESNPDDKIIELIVKGESALNIKYPSPNQIAEMSGGSFHITQMICSEACIRQRVLEKEKEEKNIEVSLIEVKEGIMNELQRVFFHVARDFSIGSKIRPEGRAPYFHLLYWLSKSEDWSLNINDIVLLYPKFKGSINQVVDKGFLASLIENNVEIKKNIHFDVESKILSIEDPKFLFYLRNLLWTKFGKKLGFLNLDISSNYDFALSFAGEQRVIAEKLFDKLTEGELEVFYDKNEQHSILATNVEEYLAPIYNSEAEFVIVLLSKEYPTKIWTKFESEQFKERFGEESVIPIWFSNVELSMFDETKKVGGITYSIDEPIETQINSIADLLIKKIREKRERK